In a single window of the Agromyces sp. H17E-10 genome:
- a CDS encoding tyrosine-type recombinase/integrase has product MAGRPTRDTPSRVDPRTGRPLPEGIRWRADRQRYQIRVVGPSVEGGAAERSRTFLTLAEAKRELAKMVAGRNPNGSMTLDQWYDKYWPAIESSIRPATARSYGVAWRLRVKPSLGRHRLDEITSPMIESAMVAWSGAASAKNDALAVLSRLLDGARRSRFIDYNPAREVKRPSMRESISPVSRALTLEQISALLGLIPDGVYRRYFAALVYTGMRAGEATALRVGDVDFGRGIIRVSRSLSPGIRGELIEQSPKSHKSRDVPLIDALRPYAEAAARGKRGSDLLFAGPDGGRLTNHNAHRAVNWEELREAIGRPDLRIHDLRHTFATILFDAGATAPDVQATLGHSSLQVTERYSRAREGVALRAGAALNDALKRADESTDASGAKTGAKTAANSEAEPAHPEPEMAQRRTRRIVNGTLMAQPHERPRGMSL; this is encoded by the coding sequence ATGGCCGGGCGGCCGACGAGAGACACCCCGTCGCGGGTCGATCCGCGCACGGGTCGGCCGCTGCCCGAAGGCATCCGCTGGCGCGCCGACCGGCAGCGCTACCAGATCCGCGTCGTCGGCCCCAGCGTCGAAGGCGGCGCCGCCGAACGCTCCCGCACATTCCTCACCCTCGCCGAGGCCAAGCGCGAACTCGCGAAAATGGTCGCCGGGCGCAACCCGAACGGATCGATGACGCTCGACCAGTGGTACGACAAGTACTGGCCGGCGATCGAGTCATCCATCCGCCCGGCGACGGCCCGCAGCTACGGCGTGGCCTGGCGACTCCGGGTGAAGCCGAGCCTCGGCCGGCACCGGCTCGACGAGATCACCTCGCCCATGATCGAGTCGGCGATGGTCGCGTGGTCTGGCGCGGCATCCGCCAAGAACGACGCCCTTGCGGTGCTCTCGCGCCTGCTCGACGGCGCACGTCGCTCGCGGTTCATCGACTACAACCCGGCCCGCGAGGTGAAGCGGCCGAGCATGCGCGAGTCGATCTCGCCGGTGTCGCGGGCACTCACCCTCGAGCAGATCAGCGCTCTGCTCGGCCTGATTCCTGACGGCGTCTACCGCCGCTACTTCGCCGCACTCGTCTACACGGGCATGCGAGCGGGAGAGGCGACCGCGCTGCGCGTCGGCGACGTCGACTTCGGGCGCGGCATCATCCGCGTCAGTCGCTCGCTGAGCCCGGGAATCCGCGGCGAGCTCATCGAGCAGTCGCCCAAGAGCCACAAGTCGCGGGATGTGCCGCTGATCGACGCACTGCGCCCGTACGCCGAAGCTGCCGCGCGCGGCAAGCGGGGGAGCGACCTGCTCTTCGCCGGCCCCGACGGCGGACGCCTCACGAATCACAACGCACACCGCGCGGTGAACTGGGAGGAGCTGCGCGAGGCCATCGGTCGGCCCGACCTGCGCATCCACGACCTGCGGCACACGTTCGCGACGATCCTGTTCGACGCCGGCGCCACCGCGCCCGACGTGCAGGCGACCCTCGGCCACTCGAGCCTGCAGGTCACCGAGCGCTACTCACGCGCTCGCGAGGGCGTCGCGCTCCGGGCCGGCGCCGCGTTGAACGATGCGCTCAAGCGAGCCGATGAAAGCACCGACGCGAGCGGAGCCAAGACCGGCGCCAAGACCGCCGCCAACAGTGAAGCCGAGCCGGCCCATCCAGAACCAGAAATGGCACAACGCCGAACCCGGCGAATAGTTAATGGCACATTAATGGCACAGCCTCACGAGCGCCCTCGAGGAATGTCCCTCTGA
- a CDS encoding M23 family metallopeptidase, with product MIRTTPRTSAVRRLLAGALLASVAVVGAVAAPQAAMAADYPTWDEVEQAKADTAAGAAAVEEITGLISQLEVNVAETRAEAERRTDELMVAQQKYDDAVTKANRIQAEADASKKEADEAERNAGQVAAQLYRSGAGDLSVNLFLEAGDAKSTDALLSKLGSMNQMVERSSEVYRLAQEKQNAAASLGAQAEVAKAEREKLRVAAEEALRAAQEAQAAAEAALAESQARKTELEAQLKFLKDAEAKTTKAYEEGERKRKEEEERRRKEEERKRREAAAAAAAGGGGGSAGGVVTSGWALPASGWISGDYGPREVICENGYCSNSFHYATDIATGCWAPIYAANSGTVTYSGWSGSYGNFVKIDHGGGISTGYAHIVDGGLLVGYGQWVSAGQQIAWTGTTGASTGCHLHFEVYDGWSRIDPVPFMAARGVYIG from the coding sequence ATGATCCGCACCACACCACGAACGAGCGCCGTACGACGGCTGCTGGCCGGCGCCCTGCTCGCCTCGGTCGCCGTCGTGGGAGCCGTCGCGGCACCGCAGGCCGCCATGGCCGCCGACTATCCGACGTGGGACGAGGTCGAGCAGGCGAAGGCCGACACCGCGGCCGGCGCCGCCGCGGTCGAAGAGATCACGGGACTCATCAGCCAGCTCGAGGTGAACGTCGCCGAGACGAGAGCCGAGGCCGAGCGGCGCACCGACGAGCTCATGGTCGCGCAGCAGAAGTACGACGACGCGGTCACGAAGGCGAACCGCATCCAGGCCGAGGCCGACGCCTCGAAGAAGGAGGCCGACGAGGCCGAGCGCAACGCCGGCCAGGTCGCGGCACAGCTCTATCGCAGCGGGGCGGGCGACCTCAGCGTCAACCTCTTCCTCGAGGCGGGCGACGCGAAGTCGACCGACGCGCTGCTGTCGAAGCTCGGCAGCATGAACCAGATGGTCGAGCGTTCGAGCGAGGTGTACCGGCTCGCGCAGGAGAAGCAGAACGCGGCGGCGTCGCTCGGCGCCCAGGCCGAGGTCGCGAAGGCCGAGCGCGAGAAGCTGCGCGTCGCGGCCGAGGAGGCGCTGCGCGCCGCACAGGAGGCGCAGGCTGCGGCGGAGGCGGCACTCGCCGAATCCCAGGCGCGCAAGACCGAGCTCGAGGCGCAGCTGAAGTTCCTGAAGGACGCCGAGGCGAAGACGACGAAGGCGTACGAAGAGGGCGAGCGCAAGCGCAAGGAAGAAGAGGAGCGCCGCCGCAAGGAGGAGGAGCGCAAGCGCCGGGAGGCTGCGGCCGCGGCGGCAGCCGGCGGCGGGGGCGGCAGCGCCGGCGGTGTCGTCACCTCGGGCTGGGCGCTGCCCGCGTCGGGCTGGATCTCGGGCGACTACGGTCCTCGCGAGGTCATCTGCGAGAACGGCTACTGCTCGAACTCGTTCCACTACGCGACCGACATCGCGACCGGATGCTGGGCGCCGATCTACGCGGCGAACAGCGGCACGGTCACCTACTCGGGCTGGTCGGGCAGCTACGGCAACTTCGTGAAGATCGACCACGGCGGCGGCATCTCGACGGGTTACGCGCACATCGTCGACGGGGGCCTGCTCGTCGGATACGGCCAATGGGTGTCGGCCGGCCAGCAGATCGCCTGGACCGGCACGACCGGCGCCTCGACCGGGTGTCACCTGCACTTCGAGGTCTACGACGGCTGGAGCCGCATCGACCCGGTGCCGTTCATGGCTGCACGGGGTGTCTACATTGGCTGA
- a CDS encoding C40 family peptidase, with the protein MAEQRTGPVARTTGVVLSAMAVTASVGLVGQSAAADPDYPSWGEIEQAKQNESTKQAEIDRLGGLIAGLQATADAAIEVSMKADEAYRQAVDARDAALARETSLARQADEAEAVAEISKMRAGLIAAHLARSGGGDLTSELMFAPDRADDLLHQLGTAAKIGEQAQGLYEQARADRNSADSLREQAQEAADERERLAGVAEARADEARSAADAATAAVADAEQRSVELYAQLASLKDTTAELERERVEGQAREAAQAALEAQERKDREERERAQREQDARDDAASGGSGGGSSGSGGGSGGGAPAPAPPPAPAPPPAPAPPNRSAVESAIWFASQQLGERYVLGGAGPDVWDCSGLTKGAYAYAGIGIGTHSATNQYYTLAGRGKAVPLGSIERGDLLFWGSGGDYYHVAIYLGGGRILEAPREGVPVREYFIWGSPSAAARPAG; encoded by the coding sequence TTGGCTGAGCAGCGCACCGGGCCGGTCGCCCGCACCACGGGTGTGGTGCTGTCGGCGATGGCGGTGACCGCGTCGGTCGGCCTCGTGGGCCAGTCGGCGGCGGCCGACCCCGACTACCCGTCGTGGGGCGAGATCGAGCAGGCCAAGCAGAACGAGTCGACGAAGCAGGCCGAGATCGATCGGCTCGGCGGGCTCATCGCCGGGTTGCAGGCGACGGCGGATGCCGCGATCGAGGTCTCGATGAAGGCCGACGAGGCGTACCGCCAGGCCGTCGACGCCCGCGACGCGGCGCTCGCGCGCGAGACCTCCCTCGCCCGGCAGGCCGACGAGGCCGAGGCGGTCGCCGAGATCTCCAAGATGCGTGCGGGGCTCATCGCCGCACACCTCGCCCGTTCGGGCGGCGGCGATCTCACGAGCGAGCTCATGTTCGCACCCGACCGGGCCGACGACCTGCTGCACCAGCTCGGCACCGCGGCGAAGATCGGCGAGCAGGCGCAGGGGCTCTACGAGCAGGCGCGAGCCGACCGCAACTCGGCGGACTCGCTGCGCGAGCAGGCGCAGGAGGCGGCCGACGAACGCGAGCGTCTCGCCGGCGTCGCGGAGGCGCGTGCCGACGAGGCCCGCTCGGCCGCCGATGCGGCCACGGCCGCGGTCGCCGACGCCGAGCAGCGCTCGGTCGAGCTCTACGCGCAGCTCGCCTCGCTCAAGGACACGACCGCGGAGCTCGAGCGCGAGCGCGTGGAGGGGCAGGCCCGCGAGGCGGCCCAGGCCGCGCTCGAGGCGCAGGAGCGCAAGGACCGTGAGGAGCGCGAGCGCGCGCAGCGAGAGCAGGACGCCCGCGACGATGCGGCGTCGGGAGGTTCCGGCGGCGGCTCAAGTGGCTCCGGCGGCGGCTCGGGCGGCGGAGCACCCGCACCCGCGCCGCCACCCGCTCCTGCCCCGCCCCCGGCACCCGCACCCCCGAACCGCAGCGCGGTCGAGTCGGCCATCTGGTTCGCGAGTCAGCAGCTCGGCGAGCGCTACGTGCTGGGCGGTGCCGGCCCCGACGTATGGGACTGCTCGGGCCTCACCAAGGGCGCCTACGCGTACGCGGGCATCGGCATCGGCACGCACTCGGCGACGAACCAGTACTACACGCTCGCGGGGCGCGGCAAGGCCGTGCCGCTCGGCAGCATCGAGCGCGGCGACCTGCTGTTCTGGGGCTCGGGCGGCGACTACTACCACGTCGCGATCTACCTCGGCGGCGGCCGCATCCTCGAGGCGCCCCGAGAGGGCGTGCCCGTGCGCGAGTACTTCATCTGGGGCAGCCCGTCGGCGGCGGCGCGGCCCGCGGGCTGA